One stretch of Xanthomonas sp. DAR 35659 DNA includes these proteins:
- a CDS encoding pilus assembly PilX family protein: MTIQRRFSPASSRSQRGAVLYVALIILILLTLIGIVGMQVATMQERMSSNYLAANQAFQRAEGGVRDAEVSIAANTAYDYEDCATPFSAEAWAKSADDAQVNDVRVRNISRCTGQCSAAAAADESETLCNWYRITAYSRDQKEAEDSSAFAAVDSIYIKP, translated from the coding sequence ATGACCATCCAGCGTCGGTTCTCGCCTGCGTCCTCGCGTTCCCAGCGCGGTGCAGTGCTGTATGTGGCATTGATCATCCTGATCCTGCTGACCCTGATCGGCATCGTCGGCATGCAGGTGGCGACCATGCAGGAGCGCATGTCGTCCAATTACCTGGCCGCCAACCAGGCGTTCCAGCGCGCCGAAGGTGGTGTCCGCGACGCGGAAGTGAGCATCGCGGCGAACACGGCCTACGACTACGAGGATTGCGCCACGCCGTTTTCCGCCGAGGCCTGGGCCAAGAGCGCCGACGACGCGCAGGTGAACGATGTGAGGGTGCGCAACATCAGTCGCTGTACCGGGCAGTGCAGTGCCGCTGCTGCCGCCGACGAATCGGAAACCCTGTGCAACTGGTACCGAATCACTGCGTACAGTCGGGATCAGAAGGAGGCCGAGGACTCCTCCGCCTTCGCTGCCGTCGACAGCATCTACATCAAGCCTTAA
- a CDS encoding type IV pilin protein produces MKLRLSGGTVAQRARSGHRVVPASRKMGGFTLIELMIVVAIIAILAAIAYPSYTEYVRKSRRAQAKADLMELTQQAERYRTTENHYTGWEPTFFQSPREGTAQYTLSVEDLAAGTYTLKATPVAGSPQANDKCGTLSINQSGTKFSGADGTTANPDCF; encoded by the coding sequence ATGAAGCTGAGGTTGTCCGGCGGGACCGTGGCGCAGCGGGCGCGTTCCGGGCATCGCGTTGTGCCAGCGTCGCGCAAGATGGGCGGATTCACCTTGATCGAGCTGATGATCGTGGTGGCGATCATCGCGATCCTGGCGGCGATCGCCTATCCGTCCTATACCGAGTACGTGCGCAAGTCCCGCCGCGCGCAGGCGAAGGCCGACCTGATGGAGCTCACCCAGCAAGCCGAGCGCTACCGCACGACGGAGAACCACTACACCGGCTGGGAACCGACCTTCTTCCAGTCGCCCCGCGAGGGAACGGCGCAGTACACCTTGTCGGTCGAGGATCTGGCGGCAGGCACCTACACGCTGAAGGCAACGCCGGTAGCGGGTTCGCCTCAGGCGAACGACAAGTGCGGGACGCTGAGCATCAACCAGTCCGGGACCAAGTTCTCCGGTGCCGACGGCACCACCGCCAATCCGGATTGTTTTTGA
- a CDS encoding GspH/FimT family pseudopilin, which yields MQQSANRGYTVLELVVVMALICILAAVGLPTLQTLLERQRLATTVHRLSTQLALARNSAISSRVPVSACPSLGDGGCRADSDWSQGWIVYRDPDQQGQPPDPGSILAQERMPATGSMTLLSSRGRRAVRFLADGRSAGSNLTIRICGRDRRLFAEVVVNNVGRVRSARAATGQRCSAPG from the coding sequence ATGCAGCAATCCGCAAACCGAGGCTACACAGTGCTGGAGCTCGTCGTCGTGATGGCACTGATCTGCATCCTGGCCGCGGTCGGCCTGCCGACCTTGCAGACGCTGCTGGAACGGCAACGCCTGGCCACCACGGTCCACCGGCTCAGCACGCAGTTGGCGCTTGCGCGCAACAGCGCGATTTCATCGCGCGTACCGGTGAGCGCCTGTCCATCGCTGGGCGATGGCGGCTGCCGCGCCGACAGCGACTGGAGCCAGGGCTGGATCGTCTATCGCGACCCGGACCAGCAGGGGCAACCTCCGGATCCGGGCAGCATCCTGGCCCAGGAACGCATGCCCGCCACCGGCTCCATGACCCTGCTTTCCAGCCGCGGCAGGCGCGCCGTTCGATTTCTCGCAGATGGGCGCAGCGCCGGCAGCAACCTCACCATCCGCATCTGCGGCCGCGACCGCCGCCTGTTTGCGGAGGTCGTGGTGAACAACGTGGGCCGCGTGCGCTCCGCGCGAGCCGCGACGGGGCAACGCTGCAGCGCACCGGGATAA
- a CDS encoding PilC/PilY family type IV pilus protein: MKIKHWILLGLLGVAAFIVGRAITAPGELNISQQPLFLRSSLPPLNMLVMGRDHKLYYEAYNDASDLNEDGVLDVGYKPDTINYYGYYNSNVCYQSVEGTGGQLFRPVSQATGTNKKQCTNLWSGDFLNYVTTSRMDALRKVLFGGYREVDSTSETILRAAYIPEDAHSWGKEYQSIARDGYDISKYTPYAAPASGRYVLFAVTTLSDNGIPQMRVLNNTPFRIWNWVSIERPVAGDDCFTASSTRVNCVNSSQAGWEVVPSVAYANPLEIITWKDSIGNPGDKTAMDNLFAADKNSNRCGTGTVAAINTSGGNNNPFSGSNGCTQDNYHTRISGQINITQAGNYKFAVNGDDAVDVAIDGTVVASWYGGHGQNSGADSLNTHSGTVYLNAGLHSVVFRHEEGGGDDNWQLYWIPPANANATAMTNYALRVEACSATAELREDNCKIYPSGAIKPTGILHDYGETDRMYFGLLTGSYAKNISGGVLRKNMGSFSDEINPSTGQYCLNGNCGNGRDVKGVVHTISTFRMLDFRYSDYTYGCGWITTRPVNEGECWMWGNPVAEMMYETLRYFGGAKTPRSEFNYTSGVDESTLGLSKPAWKPPYVASQDGGGGYPKCSQPTMTVLSDINPSYDYSVPGTHWGTMSSSGDPDSLQDLNVSAQVDKIWELEGGGSRSVFIGESNGVTDNAPTPKTVSNLSTVRGLSPEEPSKQGTFYSAGVARYGATKFVGGDKHMRTYSVALASPLPKFKFPVGDGSITLVPFAKSVAGSNISATSNFQPTNQIVDFYVQKVANTDPRGRDHDANTNGGRPYAEFRINYEDVEQGADHDMDAFVLYTLAVNQTNQLVVSLSSEYAAGGISQYMGYVISGTTADGVYLEVKDQGGDNVAYRLNTPPGRAPGYCNTQAPPNDCVGLPLNATRTFNVGNNVGASLLESPLWYAAKYGTDLNPDANNDGTPDNYFLVTNPLYLKAQLTKTFDAIENQNGSSGTVSVSGARVSSSSYVVAPSYGNYNNGADWVGDLQKFPVLSNGLLGTVQWSAAAKMPTDAAGVAQRKIFTALSSVNSTNRSNVVREFTAANLVATPSGSAAADAAEIFNRLGYTTGDIINKFGGNVTPGQLVDYLRGDQTMEGTAKNTAPFRRRSKILGDIVNSAPVIATKRANYGWATATGLASAARGSYAAYLTSKGQAAHEYIYAGFNDGMLHAFNDAGDETFAYVPNGVLGKTGFLADAGLDGGSGYTHRFYVDGQLTTADVYLGGHWKTVVVGTAGAGGRAAFALDVTDPASFSADEVLWEINGQSDTELGYAMGKPVVVPLQNGKWVALIGNGYNSVNSDPVLFVVDIETGSVLAKLRPNDDDDVNVNGLGNLVTLDTDGNGLVDTVYGGDLQGNVWKFDLSGDHASDWNVAYNGVPMFVAHDLHGARQPITGEFEVATGPGNGYMLYFGTGRYFTVGDNSSAMGQQVQSLYGVWDSGTPVTGDRDAALVAQTITASTTGTRSVSRNAVNYLQSRGWYLDLLTTNTAGVAQTTGERFFGRPLIQSGSVSFSAYQPEVASDCDPGGQNWLYRLNLLTGAPAYGQVTLPDGTVVSGGSVGATATGSGAPSRGVAVTQPVASEPVYCDPADPKCTGGGGPQQCKEVTLNPNKPENSLISQRSCGRQSWRQIK; the protein is encoded by the coding sequence ATGAAAATCAAACACTGGATACTGTTAGGGCTGCTGGGCGTCGCGGCATTCATCGTGGGGCGCGCGATCACCGCGCCCGGGGAGTTGAATATCTCGCAGCAGCCGCTGTTCCTGCGCAGTTCGCTGCCGCCGCTGAACATGCTGGTGATGGGGCGCGACCACAAGTTGTACTACGAAGCCTACAACGACGCGTCCGATCTGAACGAGGATGGGGTGCTGGACGTCGGCTACAAGCCGGACACCATCAATTACTACGGCTACTACAACTCTAACGTCTGCTACCAGTCGGTGGAAGGGACCGGCGGGCAGTTGTTCCGACCGGTCAGCCAGGCAACCGGTACCAACAAGAAGCAATGCACGAACCTGTGGAGTGGCGATTTCCTGAACTACGTCACCACCTCGCGCATGGACGCCCTGCGCAAGGTCCTGTTCGGCGGCTACCGCGAGGTGGACAGCACGAGCGAGACGATTCTGCGTGCGGCCTACATCCCTGAGGACGCGCACAGTTGGGGCAAGGAATATCAGAGCATCGCCCGCGACGGGTACGACATCAGCAAGTACACGCCGTATGCCGCGCCTGCCAGCGGGCGTTACGTCCTGTTCGCGGTGACGACGCTGTCCGACAACGGCATTCCGCAGATGCGGGTGCTCAACAATACGCCGTTCCGGATCTGGAACTGGGTGTCGATCGAGCGCCCGGTCGCCGGCGACGACTGCTTCACCGCCTCCAGTACCCGGGTCAATTGCGTCAACAGTTCGCAGGCCGGATGGGAGGTCGTGCCGAGCGTCGCCTACGCCAATCCCCTTGAGATCATCACCTGGAAGGACTCGATCGGCAATCCGGGCGACAAGACGGCGATGGACAACTTGTTCGCCGCCGATAAGAACTCCAATCGTTGCGGTACCGGCACGGTCGCCGCCATCAATACCAGCGGAGGCAACAACAATCCGTTTTCCGGCTCCAATGGCTGCACGCAGGACAATTACCACACGCGGATTTCCGGACAGATCAACATCACCCAGGCCGGCAACTACAAGTTCGCGGTCAATGGCGATGACGCCGTGGACGTGGCGATCGACGGCACCGTGGTCGCGTCCTGGTATGGCGGTCATGGACAGAACAGCGGCGCTGATAGCCTGAATACCCATTCCGGAACCGTCTATCTCAACGCGGGCCTGCACTCGGTCGTATTCCGTCACGAGGAAGGCGGCGGCGACGACAACTGGCAGCTGTACTGGATTCCGCCCGCCAATGCCAATGCGACGGCGATGACCAATTACGCCTTGCGCGTCGAGGCATGCTCGGCGACCGCCGAACTGCGCGAGGACAACTGCAAGATCTATCCCAGCGGCGCGATCAAGCCCACCGGCATCCTGCACGATTACGGCGAAACCGATCGCATGTACTTCGGCCTGCTCACTGGTTCCTATGCCAAGAACATCTCCGGCGGCGTGCTGCGCAAGAACATGGGCAGTTTCTCCGACGAGATCAATCCAAGCACCGGCCAGTATTGTCTGAACGGGAATTGCGGCAATGGCCGCGACGTGAAGGGGGTGGTGCATACCATCAGCACCTTCCGCATGCTCGACTTCCGCTACAGCGACTACACCTACGGATGCGGCTGGATCACCACCCGCCCGGTGAACGAGGGCGAGTGCTGGATGTGGGGCAATCCGGTCGCCGAGATGATGTACGAGACCTTGCGCTACTTCGGTGGCGCGAAAACGCCACGCAGCGAGTTCAACTATACGTCGGGCGTCGACGAGTCGACGCTCGGGTTGTCCAAGCCCGCATGGAAGCCGCCCTACGTGGCCTCGCAGGATGGCGGTGGCGGCTATCCGAAGTGCTCGCAGCCGACGATGACGGTGTTGAGCGACATCAATCCCTCCTACGATTACAGCGTGCCCGGCACCCATTGGGGGACGATGAGTTCGAGCGGCGATCCAGATTCGCTGCAGGATCTGAACGTGTCGGCGCAGGTCGACAAGATATGGGAGTTGGAAGGGGGCGGCTCGCGAAGCGTCTTCATCGGCGAGTCGAACGGCGTGACCGACAACGCGCCGACGCCGAAGACGGTCAGCAATCTTTCGACGGTCCGCGGCCTGTCGCCGGAAGAGCCCAGCAAGCAGGGCACCTTCTATTCCGCCGGCGTGGCCCGCTATGGCGCCACCAAGTTCGTCGGCGGCGACAAGCACATGCGCACCTACTCGGTGGCGTTGGCGTCGCCGTTGCCCAAGTTCAAGTTCCCGGTCGGCGATGGCAGCATCACCCTGGTGCCGTTCGCCAAATCCGTGGCCGGCAGCAACATCAGTGCGACCAGCAATTTCCAGCCGACCAATCAGATCGTGGACTTCTACGTCCAGAAGGTGGCCAACACCGATCCGCGCGGCCGCGATCACGACGCCAATACCAACGGCGGCCGGCCGTATGCGGAGTTCCGTATCAACTACGAGGATGTGGAGCAGGGCGCCGACCACGACATGGATGCCTTCGTGCTCTACACGCTGGCCGTCAATCAGACCAATCAGTTGGTCGTGTCCCTGTCGTCCGAGTACGCCGCTGGCGGCATCAGTCAGTACATGGGCTATGTGATTTCCGGTACCACTGCCGATGGCGTGTACCTGGAAGTGAAGGATCAAGGCGGCGACAATGTCGCTTATCGCCTGAATACGCCGCCCGGTCGCGCGCCCGGCTATTGCAATACCCAGGCGCCCCCGAACGACTGCGTCGGCCTGCCGCTCAATGCCACGCGTACCTTCAATGTGGGCAACAACGTGGGCGCCAGCCTGCTCGAGAGCCCGCTCTGGTACGCCGCGAAGTACGGCACCGATCTCAACCCCGACGCCAACAACGATGGCACGCCCGACAACTACTTCCTGGTGACCAACCCGCTGTACCTGAAGGCGCAGCTCACCAAGACGTTCGATGCGATCGAGAACCAGAACGGAAGTAGCGGAACCGTCTCCGTGTCCGGTGCACGGGTGTCGTCCAGTTCCTATGTGGTGGCGCCCAGCTACGGAAACTACAACAACGGAGCGGACTGGGTCGGCGACCTGCAGAAGTTCCCGGTGCTGTCGAATGGTCTGCTGGGGACCGTGCAATGGAGCGCGGCCGCCAAGATGCCGACGGATGCCGCTGGCGTCGCGCAGCGCAAGATCTTCACCGCGCTGTCGAGCGTGAATTCCACCAACCGCTCCAACGTGGTGCGCGAGTTCACCGCCGCCAATCTGGTCGCAACGCCGAGCGGCAGCGCGGCGGCGGACGCGGCCGAGATCTTCAATCGTCTCGGCTACACGACCGGCGACATCATCAACAAGTTCGGCGGCAACGTCACGCCAGGTCAACTGGTGGACTACCTGCGCGGCGACCAGACGATGGAAGGCACGGCCAAGAACACCGCGCCGTTCCGCCGCCGCTCGAAGATCCTCGGCGACATCGTCAACTCCGCGCCGGTGATCGCGACCAAGCGGGCGAACTACGGCTGGGCGACGGCCACCGGCCTGGCCTCCGCCGCGCGCGGAAGCTATGCGGCTTACCTGACCAGCAAGGGGCAGGCGGCGCACGAGTACATCTACGCCGGATTCAACGACGGCATGCTGCATGCGTTCAACGATGCCGGCGACGAGACCTTCGCCTATGTGCCCAATGGCGTGTTGGGGAAGACCGGTTTTCTCGCCGACGCCGGCCTCGATGGCGGCTCCGGTTATACCCACCGGTTCTATGTCGACGGGCAGCTGACGACGGCCGACGTCTATCTGGGCGGCCACTGGAAGACGGTGGTGGTCGGAACCGCCGGTGCCGGCGGCCGCGCGGCCTTCGCGCTGGACGTCACCGATCCGGCGTCGTTCTCGGCCGACGAGGTGCTCTGGGAGATCAACGGACAGAGCGACACCGAACTTGGCTATGCGATGGGCAAGCCGGTCGTGGTGCCGTTGCAGAACGGCAAGTGGGTGGCGCTGATCGGCAATGGCTACAACAGCGTCAACAGCGATCCCGTGTTGTTCGTCGTGGATATCGAGACTGGCAGCGTATTGGCCAAGTTGCGGCCGAACGACGATGACGATGTCAACGTCAACGGCCTGGGCAATCTGGTGACGCTGGATACCGACGGCAATGGCCTGGTCGACACCGTCTATGGTGGCGACCTGCAGGGCAACGTGTGGAAGTTCGATCTGAGCGGCGACCATGCCTCGGACTGGAACGTCGCCTACAACGGCGTGCCGATGTTCGTCGCGCACGACCTGCATGGCGCACGCCAGCCGATCACCGGCGAGTTCGAAGTGGCGACCGGCCCCGGCAATGGCTACATGCTCTATTTCGGCACCGGACGCTATTTCACCGTGGGCGACAACAGCAGTGCGATGGGCCAGCAGGTGCAGAGTCTCTATGGCGTGTGGGACAGCGGAACGCCGGTGACCGGCGACCGGGATGCGGCGCTGGTCGCCCAGACCATCACGGCCTCGACCACCGGAACTCGCTCGGTCTCGCGCAATGCGGTCAACTACCTGCAGAGCCGTGGCTGGTACCTGGACCTGCTGACCACCAATACCGCTGGCGTGGCCCAGACGACCGGCGAGCGCTTCTTCGGCCGGCCGCTCATCCAGAGCGGATCGGTGTCGTTCTCGGCCTACCAGCCGGAAGTCGCGTCGGATTGCGATCCGGGCGGGCAGAACTGGCTCTATCGCCTGAACCTGCTGACTGGCGCGCCGGCGTATGGCCAGGTGACCTTGCCGGACGGGACGGTGGTGAGCGGCGGCTCGGTCGGTGCCACCGCCACCGGGTCCGGTGCCCCCAGCCGTGGCGTGGCGGTGACGCAGCCGGTCGCGTCCGAGCCGGTGTACTGCGATCCTGCCGATCCGAAATGCACCGGCGGGGGCGGACCGCAGCAATGCAAGGAAGTCACGTTGAACCCCAACAAACCCGAAAACTCGCTGATCTCCCAGCGTTCCTGCGGAAGGCAGTCATGGCGGCAAATCAAATGA
- the uvrB gene encoding excinuclease ABC subunit UvrB, with protein MSDRFQLVSPYSPAGDQPQAIEKLVAGFEAGLAKQTLLGVTGSGKTYTIANVVQAIQKPTLVMAPNKTLAAQLYGEFKAFFPNNAVEYFVSYYDYYQPEAYVPSSDTFIEKDSSINEHIEQMRLAATKTLLSRRDALVVATVSAIYGLGAPEDYLSLRLILSIGEHIDQRQLIKHLTELQYTRNEYELHRGAFRVRGEVIDVFPAESDSEALRIELFDGDVEQLTLFDPLTGETLRKLQRYTVYPKTHYATTRERTLSAVDTIKLELKERLEQLYAQNKLVEAQRLAQRTQFDLEMMAEVGYCNGIENYSRHLTGKAAGEPPPTLFDYLPADALLVVDESHVTVPQIGAMYKGDRSRKETLVEFGFRLPSALDNRPLRFEEWEARSPRSIYVSATPGPYELRESAGEITELVVRPTGLIDPEVEIRPVATQVEDLLSEINLRVAAGDRVLVTTLTKRMAENLTEYLGEHGIKVRYLHSDIDTVERVEIIRDLRLGKFDVLVGINLLREGLDMPEVSLVAILDADKEGFLRSTGSLIQTIGRAARNLRGKAILYADRMTRSMQAAIDETGRRREKQVEYNLEHGITPKSVARPIVDILEGARGDAATDTKAGKGKGRRVAEEPADYRMLEPAEIASRLKALEQKMYQHARDLEFEDAARVRDQIKKLREASLVG; from the coding sequence ATGTCCGATCGTTTCCAACTCGTCTCGCCATACTCGCCGGCCGGCGACCAGCCACAGGCGATCGAGAAGCTGGTGGCCGGGTTCGAGGCCGGCCTGGCCAAGCAGACCCTGCTGGGCGTGACCGGCTCGGGCAAGACCTACACCATCGCCAACGTGGTCCAGGCGATCCAGAAGCCGACGCTGGTGATGGCGCCGAACAAGACCCTGGCGGCGCAGCTGTATGGCGAGTTCAAGGCGTTCTTCCCGAACAACGCGGTCGAGTACTTCGTCAGCTACTACGACTACTACCAGCCGGAAGCCTATGTGCCCTCGTCGGACACCTTCATCGAGAAGGACAGCTCGATCAACGAGCACATCGAGCAGATGCGCCTGGCGGCGACCAAGACCCTGCTGTCGCGCCGCGATGCGCTGGTGGTGGCGACGGTCTCGGCGATCTACGGCCTGGGCGCGCCGGAAGACTATCTGTCGCTGCGCCTGATCCTGTCGATCGGCGAGCACATCGACCAGCGCCAGTTGATCAAGCACCTGACCGAGCTGCAGTACACGCGCAACGAGTACGAACTGCATCGCGGCGCGTTCCGCGTGCGCGGCGAGGTCATCGACGTGTTCCCGGCCGAATCGGACAGCGAAGCGCTGCGCATCGAGCTGTTCGACGGCGACGTCGAACAGTTGACCCTGTTCGATCCGCTGACCGGCGAGACCCTGCGCAAGCTGCAGCGCTACACGGTCTACCCGAAGACCCATTACGCCACGACGCGCGAGCGCACGCTCAGCGCCGTGGACACGATCAAGCTCGAGCTGAAGGAGCGCCTGGAGCAGCTGTACGCGCAGAACAAGCTGGTCGAGGCGCAGCGGCTGGCGCAGCGTACCCAGTTCGACCTGGAGATGATGGCCGAGGTCGGCTACTGCAACGGCATCGAGAACTACTCGCGGCACCTCACCGGCAAGGCCGCCGGCGAGCCGCCGCCGACCCTGTTCGATTACCTGCCGGCCGATGCGCTGCTGGTGGTCGACGAATCGCACGTCACCGTTCCGCAGATCGGCGCGATGTACAAGGGCGACCGTTCGCGCAAGGAGACGCTGGTGGAATTCGGCTTCCGCCTGCCATCGGCATTGGATAACCGGCCGTTGCGCTTCGAGGAGTGGGAGGCGCGCTCGCCGCGCAGCATCTACGTGTCGGCCACGCCCGGTCCCTACGAGTTGCGCGAATCGGCCGGAGAGATCACCGAGCTGGTGGTGCGCCCGACCGGGCTGATCGATCCGGAAGTGGAGATCCGTCCGGTCGCGACCCAGGTCGAAGACCTGCTGTCGGAAATCAATCTGCGCGTGGCGGCGGGCGATCGTGTGCTGGTCACCACGCTGACCAAGCGCATGGCCGAGAACCTCACCGAGTACCTGGGCGAGCACGGGATCAAGGTGCGCTACCTGCACTCGGACATCGACACGGTCGAGCGCGTGGAGATCATCCGCGACCTGCGCCTGGGCAAGTTCGACGTGTTGGTCGGCATCAACCTGCTGCGCGAGGGCCTGGACATGCCCGAGGTGTCGCTGGTGGCGATCCTGGATGCGGACAAGGAGGGCTTCCTGCGCTCCACCGGCTCGCTGATCCAGACCATCGGCCGTGCCGCGCGCAATCTGCGCGGCAAGGCGATCCTGTATGCGGACAGGATGACCCGTTCGATGCAGGCGGCGATCGACGAGACCGGACGGCGTCGCGAAAAACAGGTGGAGTACAACCTCGAGCACGGCATCACGCCCAAGTCGGTGGCGCGGCCGATCGTGGACATCCTGGAGGGCGCGCGCGGCGACGCCGCCACCGACACCAAGGCGGGCAAGGGCAAGGGGCGCCGGGTGGCGGAGGAGCCGGCCGACTACCGCATGCTGGAGCCGGCCGAGATCGCGTCCCGGCTCAAGGCGCTGGAGCAGAAGATGTACCAGCACGCGCGCGATCTGGAATTCGAGGATGCGGCGCGGGTACGCGACCAGATCAAGAAACTGCGCGAGGCCAGCCTGGTCGGCTAG
- a CDS encoding type IV secretory system conjugative DNA transfer family protein, with protein sequence MAAAGVVVLTGVAGYLLSGYLVLLLLNLDTRLFGLRTYYEYVHAIGMPQVAPFVGKIKWAGYLGFGLPGLLALLTLFLMFKPRKQTLHGDARFAGASDLAKHGLFKQSGNGIVVGKFRGKLVRLSGQQFVILAAPTRSGKGVGVVIPNLLEYQESVVVLDIKQENFDLTSGWRASQGQEVFLFNPFAEDRRTHRWNPLSYVSDDPAFRVSDLMSIAAMLYPDGSDDQKFWVSQARNAFMAFALYLFENWDDERNIGFPGGLGTPTLGAIYRLSSGDGSDLKKYLKSLSERRFLSSNAKSAFSNMLSQADETFASILGTLKEPLNAWINPVLDAATSDNDFLLTDLRKKKMTIYIGIQPNKLAESRLIINLFFSQIINLNTKELPKSNPALKYQCLLLMDEFTAIGKVDIIASAVSYMAGYNVRLLPIIQSMAQLDATYGKDISRTIITNHALQILYAPREQQDANDYSEMLGYTTFRKKNITRGKDVTRSVSEERRALMLPQELKAMGNDHEVFLYEGIPHPVKCDKIKYYKDRHFTSRLLPKVDVPTLSI encoded by the coding sequence ATGGCGGCGGCGGGAGTCGTCGTGCTCACCGGCGTTGCCGGCTATTTGCTCTCCGGCTACTTGGTGCTGTTGTTGCTCAATCTGGATACCCGGCTGTTCGGGCTGAGGACCTATTACGAGTACGTGCATGCGATCGGCATGCCGCAGGTCGCGCCGTTCGTGGGCAAGATCAAGTGGGCGGGCTATCTCGGCTTCGGCCTGCCCGGGCTGCTGGCGCTGCTGACCCTGTTCCTGATGTTCAAGCCGCGCAAGCAGACCTTGCACGGCGACGCCCGCTTCGCCGGCGCCTCCGACCTCGCCAAGCACGGCCTGTTCAAGCAGAGCGGCAACGGCATCGTGGTGGGCAAGTTCCGCGGCAAGCTGGTGCGCCTGAGCGGGCAGCAGTTCGTCATCCTGGCCGCCCCGACCCGCTCGGGCAAGGGTGTCGGCGTGGTGATCCCGAACCTGCTCGAGTACCAGGAATCGGTCGTGGTCCTGGACATCAAGCAGGAGAACTTCGACCTTACCAGCGGCTGGCGCGCCAGCCAGGGGCAGGAGGTCTTCCTGTTCAATCCCTTCGCGGAAGACCGGCGCACGCATCGCTGGAATCCGCTCAGCTACGTGTCCGACGATCCGGCATTCCGCGTCTCGGACCTGATGAGCATCGCCGCGATGCTGTACCCGGACGGCTCGGACGACCAGAAATTCTGGGTCAGCCAGGCGCGCAACGCGTTCATGGCGTTCGCGCTGTACCTGTTCGAGAACTGGGACGACGAACGCAATATCGGCTTCCCCGGCGGCCTGGGCACCCCGACGCTGGGCGCCATCTACCGCTTGTCCTCGGGCGACGGCAGCGATCTGAAGAAGTACCTGAAATCGCTGTCGGAGCGGCGTTTCCTCAGCAGCAATGCCAAGTCGGCGTTCTCCAACATGCTGTCGCAGGCCGACGAGACCTTCGCCTCGATCCTGGGAACGTTGAAGGAGCCGCTCAATGCCTGGATCAACCCGGTGCTCGACGCCGCCACCAGCGACAACGACTTCCTGCTGACCGACCTGCGCAAGAAGAAGATGACCATCTACATCGGCATCCAGCCCAACAAGCTGGCCGAGAGTCGCCTGATCATCAACCTGTTCTTCAGCCAGATCATCAACCTCAACACCAAGGAACTGCCCAAGAGCAATCCAGCGCTGAAATATCAATGCCTGCTGCTGATGGATGAGTTCACCGCGATCGGCAAGGTCGACATCATCGCCTCGGCGGTGTCATACATGGCTGGCTACAATGTCCGCCTTCTGCCGATCATCCAGAGCATGGCGCAGCTGGACGCGACCTACGGCAAGGACATCTCGCGCACGATCATCACGAATCATGCACTGCAGATCCTCTACGCTCCGCGCGAGCAGCAGGACGCCAACGACTACTCGGAGATGCTCGGCTACACCACCTTCCGCAAGAAGAACATCACGCGCGGCAAGGACGTGACCCGCAGCGTGTCGGAGGAGAGGAGGGCGCTGATGCTGCCGCAGGAACTGAAGGCAATGGGGAACGATCACGAGGTGTTCCTGTACGAGGGC